A region of the Dysgonomonas mossii genome:
CTTACGGATGCCAATCTCAATTACTCTAATTCTAAAACAGACAACAAAGAAGAAAGGCAAAAGCTGAACGAGACTAGCCTCTTTCTTCGTGGTCTGACTTTAGATACCCAAAAGAAGAAATTTGACCTCGCTGATATTCGTTTTAATACCAAAGACCTTTCTTTTCCAATCATGGATGGATTCTATACTCTTAGTTTTGGCAATATCAATATAGATAAGAGAGGGCAGATAGCAGAAGTCTCGGATGTGAAGATGAAATCTACTTATCCCAAATTTGAATTTGCATACAAACATCCGAAGCATAAAGACTGGTTTGATTTTACAATGGGTAAGTTTCAGCTTTCAGGGCTCGATTATTCGGCACTGACTGCCGATAATAAGATAAAGGCTAAGCATCTAAAGATAGAGGATGTCGTTCTGTTGAACCTTAAGAATCAGCAAATAAAGATAGAGCATAATATTATGCCGCTGATCTATGAGAAAATACAGAAACTGCCTGTTCAGCTAGATATAGATTCGGCGAATGTTAATAATTTTTCCGTGCTGTATGAAGAGCTGCCAAGAAACGGCAATATGTCTGGTAAGATTCACTTTGACAATATGAATGGTAAAATAAGCGGCTTGACAAATATAGCTTCTTACCCCGAGCAATTTATCCGTTTAGATGTAGATGGTAAATTTATGGGAGGTACTTTTACCGCCCGCTGGAATATTCCCGTAAGTGCTGATTATGATTCTTTTGTGTTAGAAGCAAATATGCAGCAGTTTGATATGACGAGATTGAATGGTGTATTTCTCCCTTTAGCAAAAGTTGAGTTGCAGAGTGGTATATTGCAGGATTTCTATTTCAGGACAGAGGCTTCCAGTATAGATGCCAGAGCCAATATGCTGTTTCGGTATAATGATCTTAAATTAACCATATTCAAAGATATAGAAATTGAAGAGCAAAATAAGCTTTTGTCAAGGATTGCCAATATTCTTGTAAGGTCTAATAATCCGAATAGTAAGCGGTCAAAACCTCGTGTGGCTGATGTAACGCTCGATCGTGACCCTTATCACTCCACATTCAATTACTTTTGGCAGATATTGCAGCCTGCTCTTGCGGAGTCGGTAGGTGTTTCGCAACAAAAGCAAAACATGGCGAAAAAAGTAACTCAGTTTTTCTCAAAAGTCAAGAATTTCTTTACCGGGAAAAAGGAGAGTAAAGAGAAAGAAGATAAAAAGTAATTATTTACGATACAACCGCCCCTGCCACGTCTTTCTTTCCTCAAACTTTTTCAATACTTTGGCGGTGAATTCGAAGTTTTTCAACCCCCAATCAGGTGCTATCAGTAGCTGTTTCGGCGATTGAGAAATAAAACGCTCTATGATAAAGTCAGGATTAAGTTTCTCGGCAAAGTCGATACATAGGTCAATGTAATCGTCTACCTCGAACAGATTGAACCATTCGGGATGTTCCCGATATTGCCTTGCCATTACTGTTCCTTTTATCAGTTGTAGCTGGTGTAGCTTTATAGTTGTCAGTGGAAGCTTGGCTACTACGTCGGCATGTGCCAGTACCTGCTCACGGCTTTCATGAGGTAGCCCAAGAATAAGATGTGCTCCTGTATATATCCCTTTTGCTGCTGTTTTAAGTATGGCCTCTTCACTTTCCTGATGCGTGTGTCCACGATTTATAAATTCAAGAGTGGAATCAAGCGTTGATTCCAAGCCGTATTCTATGATGAGGAAAGTTCTTTTATTTAGCTCAGCAAAATAATCGAGTAACTCGTCCGGCATGCAGTCGGGGCGTGTGCCGATAATCAATCCCACAACATTGGGATATGATAATGCTTCTTCATACAGTTCAATCAGTTTCTCGATACTATCATAGGTATTTGTGTATGACTGAAAGTATGCGAGGTATTTCATTTCAGGATACTTGTAAGAGAAGAAAGCAATGCCATCTCTGAGTTGGTCGCTAACACTGCGTTGCTTTCCTCCATACCCCGGGCTAAAGCTTTGGTTGTTGCAATATGTACATCCTCCTACGGCTTTCGACCCATCCCTGTTTGGACAAGTAAATCCCGCATTTATCGATATTTTTTGAACCTTATATGGGAAGTGTTTTGTAAGAAGCTCTCCAAATTCTTTATAGAATTTATTTTCCATTCGTCTTTTTTATTTTGGATGCAAAGGTAATGATATGCGAAATGAAATTATTATAAAGCTCATATTTTAACCACTTGGCGTATATCATTACCCTATTCCCTTAATCGCTTTTAATGGATTGCGTGATAAGCTTTCTTAGAAATTTACATGATCCGGATCTGGTCCTATACGCAAATTTTTATTTAGCGAATTGATGCTTTTGATTTCATCTTCGTTCAGACTAAAGTCAAATATATTCAGATTCTCGACCATGCGTTTCTCGTTTGATGACTTAGGTATGGTTACTACTCCACGTTGGTAATCCCAACGGAGTATTATCTGAGCCGGAGATTTCGAGTATTTGTCTGCGAGGTCAGTCAATATCTTTTCATTGAACAATCCCGTCTGATTCGCCGCAAAAGGACTCCATGCTTCTACACGGATACCTGCTTTCTTGCAATAGCTCAAATCATTTTCTTGTACAAGATATGGGTGCAATTCTATCTGATTTACGGCAGGAGTTATGGTCGATTCTTTTGCCAATGCCTCCAAGTGGTATTGCTTGAAATTGCTGACGCCAATTGCTTTCACTTTCCCAGTTTGATATATTTCCTCAAACTTTTTCCATGTTTCTATGAACTTCCCTTCTACAGGCCAGTGAACAAGATATAGATCGATGTAATCGAGATCAAGCTTTCTTAAGCTGGTCTCAAAGGCTTCTTTTACCTTGCCGCTTCGCTGGTCTGAGTTCCACATCTTTGTGGTTACGAATATTTCTTCCCGAGGAATACCCGAGTTTTTAATAGCTTTTCCTACAGCTTCTTCGTTGTGATAATACATGGCTGTGTCGATATGCCTGTATCCAACTGAGAATGCGGTTCCTATCACCTTTTCAGCTTCCTTGTTATCTTCCAAGCGGAATACGCCTAGTCCAACCCATGGTATATCTATACCATTATTCAATTTTACTTTTTCCATTTTCTGTGTAATTTATATTTGATATTTATACATTATTCGGGGAGTAACTAATTTAACAAATTAAGCAAGAGAATTGTTCCTTTTTAAAATTATGACTATTTGTTTCAAAAAAGAAATTAAAGCGAATAATTTTTGCTTATTAGCCACTTCCTTGCGTCTTTTTCATTTGTTTATCAGATATTTATTTATAAATTGCGAAATCTAATTTTTAGCATTACTATAAACTAATATCATGTCAGAAAACTCTTCTAAGATTAAATTTTACAGTGGAGAAAGTATTCCGCTGGAATTGCACAAGGTGCGTGTTGTACAAAAATTACATTTAGTCCCAATTGAACGTCGTTTGGAAGCTCTTTACGAAGCCGGATTCAATACATTCAGGCTCGACACAAAAGATGTTTTCCTGGATATGCTTACCGACAGCGGTACCAATGCGTTGAGTGATCGCCAGATGGGTGCTATGATGATAGCCGATGATGCTTACGCCGGATCGCAAAGTTTTGTCCGCTATCAGAAAGCTGTGGAGGAAGTACTCGGTAAAAAATATCTTCTTCCCGTACATCAGGGACGCGCGGCGGAGAATATCATATCCAACGCCTATATCCGTAAGGGAAGCATTGTGCCGATGAACTATCACTTCACTACAGCAATGGCACACATTACCCAATATGGCGGTAAAATCGAAGAATTGCTCTATGATGAAGCCTATGTAATAAATAGCAAGCACCCGTTTAAGGGGAATATGAACCTTGAAAAGTTGGAGAAATGCATCAACAAACATGGAGCTGCCAATATTCCTTATATCCGCATGGAAGCATCTACCAACCTTATTGGCGGACAGCCTTTCTCGATGGAAAACTTTCGGGGTGTGCGTGCTATTGCCGATAAATACAAAATACGCCTTGTCCTTGATGCTAGTTTGCTAGGAGAAAATGCATGGCTGATCAAGCAACGTGAGGAGGAGTTTAAGAATAGCTCGATGGCTGAGATTATCCTTGCAATGACCGATCTTGCTGACTTGGTTTACTTCTCGGCACGAAAGCTGAGCTCGTCTCGTGGCGGCGGTATCTGTACCAATGATTACGCCATCATGAAGGAGTTGGAACCGCTTGTTCCTCTGTTCGAAGGATTCCTTACCTATGGCGGTATGTCGGTTCGTGAGATAGAAGCTATTGCCATCGGACTGTATGAAACATTGGATGAGGGTATGATATGCCAAAGCCCGCAGTTTATTGAATATTTGGTTAATGCTTTCGAAAAGAAAGGCATTCCTGTAGTGACACCTCCCGGTGTATTAGGCGCACACGTCAATGCGATGGAAATTTGTTCTCATATCCCTCAGAAAGAATATCCGGCGGGTGCTTTAGCCGCTGCGTTTTTCCTTATCTCGGGAGTACGTGGTATGGAGAGAGGGTCGGTATCTAACCAGCGTGATGAATATGGCAACGAGACCTATGCAGATATGGAATTACTTCGCTTGGCTGTTCCTCGCCGTGTGTTTACCCTTTCACAAATCAAATATGTGGAAGATCGAATGACATGGCTGTATGAAAATCGCAACCTGATAGGAGGGCTGAAATTCGTATACGAACCGCCTGTTCTTCGCTTTTTTATGGGAGGGCTCGAACCGATAAATGATTGGCCGCAGCGATTGATGGCTAAATTCAGAGAAGATTTTGGCGATAGCTTATAGAAAATACGATATAATATCATCACGGCATGGGTCTTATGCCGTTTTTGTTTTCTATGCTTTTTATTCGGAGAGGAATTGTTAAAAGGTGACAAAAGTGACACTTTTACCCTATTTTTTAATGTCACTTTTTTTTATTGTGCAACTACCTAAAATATCCCATTATATCAAAGAGCTCTTTATAATGAGATAATTTTAATAAAATGAAATACGAGCTTTCTATAAGAAAATTTTGAGGAATATGTAGAGGCTATTAAGTCATATATTGAGAAATAAAACTCTTTTGCTAACTAATTAATTTACAATTATTTTTCTTAGTTTTGTATTCAAAGCAAACTATCAAAAAAAATAATAGCATGAAAAACATCTTTACGTATGGCATTCTATGTGCCCTTATTTTAACGGGTTTCTGTTCGTGTGGCAAGAAGTCAAAGACATCAGGTGAACCCTCACGCCCGGTTATTATCGCTTATGTGGGAGGATATAATGGTTTAGTGGATGTAGACAAAATCTCGCCTAACAAAATTACGCATATTAACTATGCCTTTGTCGATGTAAAGGATGGAAAAGCATTTCTTACGAATGAGGCGACCGATACGACCAATTTCAGGAAGCTAAACGAATTGAGGCAGCAAAACCCTGATCTCAAAATCTTGATATCTATCGGAGGCTGGTCTTGGAGCCGTAATTTTTCGGACGCCGTGCTGACTGCTGAAGGACAGAAAACATTTGCTAAATCTGCGGTGGAAATAATGAAAAAAAATAATCTTGACGGGGTAGACATCGATTGGGAATATCCTGCTCTTCCGGGTGATGTGGGGAATGTATACCGTCCCGAAGACAAGCACAATTATACGTTGATGTTTGCTGCTATCAGAGATGAACTTGATGCTTTGGAAAAAGAGACTGATAAGAAATATCTATTAACAACGGCTGTTGGTGGTTTTCAGCAGTTTGTAGATAGCACCGAAATGAATAAAGCACAGGAATATCTCGATTATGTAAATATCATGACCTACGATTCGCAAAGTAATGAACAAGCAATACACCATACCAATCTCTATCCTTCCGACAAATATCCTCAAAAGCAAGGGGCTGATGTTGCCGTAAAGGCTTATTTAGCCGCCGGTGTTCCGGCCGAAAAGCTAGTGATGGGCATTGCTTTTTATGGACGAGCTTTTAATCTGAAGAAAGGAGCGTCTAAAGGTATTGGCGATCCTGTTGCAGAACAGATAAGGGGTAGGGGCTATACCTACATCAAGGATAGCCTTGTAAATCAGAACGAGTACTATCGATATTGGGATCAGAGTGCACGTGCACCATACTTGTTCAATTTCTACAAAGGAGTATTTGTTACTTACGACGATGAGGAGTCAGTAAAAGAAAAATGTCAGTATGTATTGGATAATAAAATGGGAGGAGTGATGTTTTGGGAATATAGCTCCGATCCTAAAGAATATTTGTTGAACGAAATAAACAAGGTACTTAAATAATAAAGTTTAACAATCTCAAATTTTCATATTGAACTTCTGTTTGTACTTTTGAGAATAAAGTGCAACGAATGATATAGCAAGCCACTTTATATTCAAATAATGTGGTTTGCTTTATTTAATAGATTATAAATGAGGAAAAGACGGATACTTTGGGCTGACGATGAAATTTATATGCTACGATCGCATATCCTTTTTTTAGAAGAGAAGGGATATGAAGTCACTCCAGTAAATAGTGGTCAGGATGCTATTGATAGTATAAAAAGCGAATCTTTCGATATTGTTTTTCTTGACGAGAATATGCCCGGTGTTTCGGGGCTCGATGCATTAAGCATCATCAAAGAGATCAACCCCAATATTCCCGTTATTATGATTACAAAAAGCGAAGATGAGGGGATTATGACTCACGCTATTGGGAAAAAGATAGCAGACTATCTTATCAAGCCCGTCAATCCCAATCAAATCCTCCTTTCCATCAAGAAAAACCTGCACAAGGACGATATTGTTTCAGAGGTTACAGTTGAAGGTTATCGCGAAGAATTTAATAAAATCAGTGCACAGATAAATGATTCGAATACGTACGAGCAATGGGTGGATATCTACAAAAAGCTTGTTTACTGGGAGCTTGAGCTGGCAGCATCAGACAGCCCCTTGATGGACTTGCTTCGGATACAAAAGAATGAAGCCAATAATAGTTACTGTAAGTTCGTAAAGAAGAATTATGAGTCGTGGGTACAAAATCCGAATAAGAGACCTTTGATAAGCCCTGAGCTTTTTTCGCAGAAAGTATTTCCACTTTTGGATAATGGCGAAAAATTGTTCTTTATCCTTATTGATAATTTTAGGCTCGATCAGTGGTCTGATATAAAAGACCTTTTGGCAAATGATTTTACAATTTCCGAAGACGAATACTTAAGCATATTACCCACTGCGACTCAATATGCACGCAACGCCATTTTTTCGGGGTTGATGCCTTCCCAAATGGCCAAATTGTATCCCGACCTTTGGGTGGATGAAGATGAGGATGAAAGTAAAAACCTCAATGAAGAAGCTTTACTGCATACTCAGATTGAGCGATACAGAAAAAATTATACTTTCTCATATAATAAGTTATTATCCTCTTCATCGGGAGAAAAGCTGCTGCAAGGGATGGATCGGCTAAGCAATAAGCAACTGAATGTAGTTGTTATCAACTTTGTGGATATGCTTTCTCATGCCCGTACTGAATCGAGAATGATACGGGAACTTGCATCCGACGAAGCCGCCTATCGTTCTTTGACTCGGTCTTGGTTTAAACATTCGAGTACAATGGATATTCTGAAGAAGGCAAAAGCAATGGGATATAAAATTATTTTGACTACCGATCATGGAACGATACGGGTAAAAAATCCACTCAAGGTAATTGGCGATAAGACGGTGAATACGAATATTCGTTATAAGGTAGGGCGCAATCTGGATTATGACCGCAAAAAAGTATACGATATTCATTCTCCCGAAAAGATAGGCTTACCCGCATTGCATATCAGCTCTAAGTATATCTTTGCTACAGGCGACGATTTCTTTGCTTATCCGAATAATTATAATTACTACGTGTCTTATTACACAGATACATTTCAGCATGGGGGTATTTCGCTCGAAGAAATGATTGTTCCTTTTATTACTTTGATCGGGAAATAACAGAAAATTTGTTTTCCAAAATATATCTTTGCAATCAGAAGTTACATTGTAGAATAATTTTGAATATGAATATAAAGATAGAATCATTAGATAAAATAGACGAGGCGGCTCTCGAGTTTATCCGTGCTATGGGCGATAATACTGTATTTGCTTTTCATGGAGATATGGGAGCAGGCAAAACGACATTTATAAAAGCTATCTGCGAGAATCTCGGAGTATCTGATACCATCAACAGCCCTACGTTTGCTATCGTAAACGAATACCGTTCCGACAGTGGAGAATTGATCTATCATTTCGACTTTTATCGTATCAATAAAATTGAGGAGGTTTTTGATTTTGGCTACGAAGATTACTTTTATAGCGGCAGCCTTTGCTTTATTGAATGGCCTGAGAAAGTTGACACTTTACTGCCAAAAGATACGGTAAATGTTTATGTCAAAGTACAAGAGGATGGTAGCCGGGAGGTAAGTTTGAGTATTTAATTGTATTCTAGTTCATCTATATCGCCATCATTACTTTTCCCCTTACTCTTGATAATATTAAACTTATAGGAGAAGCTAAACATGAAGTATCGGTTGATACTATTTGTGCGCGAGTCTGACATGTAGTTACTGCTTACATAACGTGACAGATTATTTCTGTCGTTCAGTATATCATAGAATTCAACCTTCAGTGTACCTCTTTTCTTTTTTAGGAATAGTTTTGAGACAGAAGCATTCCAAAGTATTTCTTTCTTCTTAAAATCATTGCCATACCCTGCATAATATGTCATATTGAGGAAGTTCTGTATCGAAAAATCGTAGGGTAGTTTCCATAACACAGAATGTTGGATATTGTAGTTGGATGTGTTTCTATCTTGCACATTCGACAAATTATTCTTTGTTATGTTATATGTCATACCTAGTTCGAGGCGTGTTTCAAGTTTGTCAACCTTAAACTTTCCTGAAACTTTTTCACTAAGTACTATATTATGCGTTTTCGCTTCTTCACCGTTCGTGTAGCCAATATTCTTGTAATAGTTGGCATAGGTGCTGTTGTCGATCGTGAATTTCTTGTTTCGTAATGGGGTATTGAATATAAAATTGATATTTGCGCCCATATTACCACTTACATTTCTATATGTATTCGTACTATTCCCCAAATCATCTATCAGAGTATAGTCTACAATGTTGTTGAATGTATAATTGAATCCTCCCGAAAGCATCATATAACGATTTGAGGCGTAGTCAGATTTCCGATAATATACATTGAAGTTGTTGCTATAGCTTGGTTTCAAATTTGGGTTTCCATAATATTTAGATAATGCACTAACGATAACGGTATCGGCAGATAGTTGAGTGATCCCCGGTTGACTGGTCGATCCTGAGTAGCTTATATCTAGGTTGGTGTGATCGTTTGGTTGGTACGAAAAGTTTAGAGTTGGCGAAAAGTTTATGACATTCTGTTTAAGATTTTCGATGATAGAATCGGCAATGCTTACTTTACTTCGCGAATATGACGGATCGATGCTCAATCCTATCGTATAATTGTATTTTTCCTTAGTCGTCTGAAAGTTCAAACTTATATTTTGGTTCACATATCTATTCTCGGTATTTCGTGCATAAGCCGTATCCAGAAGAGTATAATTGCCTGCACCATCTTTTTTGCGGACATCACGCATCCGCTCCGAATTATTTACCCCATACGAGTATGCAAACTGTAGTCTATGGTCTTTTCCCAACGGCTCTACATACGATAGGGATAAAGTGTAGTTGCTGGTATTATTATCTGTCTTGTTTTGCTGGTCTATTATTTTATCATCTTTTCCTTCGCTATAGGTCGTTTGAGAATAATTAGTTCCTTTACTGTTATCCTTTCTAATCGAATTGTTGAAAGTAAAGCTTACTGTCCTCCCTTTATCATTCAATTTTCGGCCGATAGTTACAAAATTATTTATGTTGTAACCATCACCTTTCGATTGACTATTCGAATATCCCGACGTGGTATCCTTTTCGGCTACATAGGAAAGATTGGTCGAACTTTGAATATTCTTTGTGTTGTTAAGGCTGATATATGACCGTGCAAAAATGGTAGTGAGCGAATCGGGCTTCCATTGCAGGTTCATTCCTAAGTTTGCATTTTCTCTTTTGCTGCGGTACGATGCATCCTGTTTGGAGAAACGATCACCCGAAGATAAGAAAGTCTGAGTATTGGTTTTTGTTTCCATCAGGTTGTCGTTATTTGCATAGCGGATACTGCCGCCTACTCTGATTTTTTCTGAAGGCTGGAGAAAAATATTTGCGCCCAGATTTTTATTCTTCTCAATCCCGTTGTCCATACCCATCGGATACCCATTGTCATTGGTATTACTCATTTCTCCGACTAAAGACACCTGATTGTCGTTGCGCATGTAGTTTGTTATTGCTTTATTGGCGTATCTGTCGTCACTCCCATATCCGGCTTTTACTTCTCCAAAGATGCTCTGTTTCAGTTCTTCTTTTACAACCAGATTGAGTACCTGATCGGGATCTTTATCTTTAAATCCGGTTACTTTTGCTGCTTCAGACTCCTCTTTATAGAGTTGGAGCTTTTTTATCATGTTTGCGGGAAGGTTTGCCAATGCCATCGGAATATCATTTCCGAAAAACTCCTTTCCGTCTACCAGTATTTTTTTTACAGGCTTTCCATTTGCCGATATATTGCCCTGTGCGTCTATCTCTACTCCGGGCATATTTTTTATTATGTCTTGCAGCATATCACTCTCCTGAGATGTGTATGATGTGGCATTATACTCGATGGTGTCGCCTTTGACCAATATATCGGGTACCTTCGCTTCTACAATGGCATCTTTGAGCTGAATGGTATTTTCTACGAGATAGATATTCCCAAATGAATAGCCGGGATTTTGTGTAGAAATATTAAAGTTTTGTAAAAATCTTTTATATCCTAAAAAAGAAGCTTCCAAAATGTATTTTCCTGTCGTAACCGATAGCTTGAAATTACCTTTTTCGTTTGTTGCAACCCCTTTTATGTAGCTGCTATCTGCCTCATTAAGCAATCTGACGGTGACAAATGGGATAGGATCTTTTGTTATTGAGTCATATACAGAGCCTTGCACATATCCTGATGAGTTGCCTTCAACTGTTTGAGCCACAGTTGAAAGGGTTGTAAAGATGAATAGTAAAAGATATAAATATCTCATCAGAATACATTTGTTTTAGTGACAACGAAGATAAGTTTTTTTATATAGAGTGTAAAATCAATGGAATTCGTTAAACACCCTTCTGTTTTATATCAAAAAAAAATGCTTACTTTGTGCAACTTATTCATTTTAGGTCAGATCTGTTTATTGCCTGTTTAAGTATAATCTCTTTCAGAATGATTATAGCTTACAATATAAGGCATTAGATATGTTCTGTTTGTTTATTTATTAGATAACGTAAAAAAGAGTCATAGGAATATGTCAGAAGATGTTTTTAAGAAGATAGTTTCCCATTGCAAGGAGTATGGTTTTGTTTTTCAGTCTAGTGAAATATATGATGGGCTAAGTGCCGTATATGATTATGGGCAAATGGGTGTAGAATTAAAAAACAATATCAAAAAGTACTGGTGGGACAGTATGGTACTTTTGAATGAAAATGTTGTTGGTATTGATTCTGCTATCTTTATGCACCCTACTATCTGGAAAGCATCCGGACACGTTGATGCGTTCAACGATCCTTTGATTGACAATAAAGACAGTAAAAAGCGTTATCGTGCCGATGTTCTGATCGAAGATTATTTGGCTAAGATGGACGACAAAGTAAATAAAGAAGTAGAGAAAGCAGCAAAACGATTTGGTGAGAGTTTCGATGAAGCCATGTTTCGTCAAACCAATCCTCGTGTATTAGAAAATCAGGCTAAGCGTGATGAAGTGCATGCTCGTTTTGCAAAAGCATTGAATGATAGCAATCTGGAAGAACTACGTCAAATCATTCTCGATTGCGAAATAGTTGACCCTATCAGCGGGACACGTAACTGGACTGAAGTTCGTCAGTTCAATCTTATGTTTTCTACCGAGATGGGATCTACTGCTGATGGTGCAATGAAAGTATATCTTCGTCCTGAGACTGCACAGGGTATTTTCGTAAACTTCCTGAATGTGCAAAAAACAGGGCGTATGAAGATTCCTTTCGGTATTGCGCAGATTGGTAAAGCATTCCGTAACGAGATTGTAGCTCGTCAGTTTATCTTCCGTATGCGTGAGTTCGAACAGATGGAGATGCAGTTCTTCGTTCGTCCGGGAGAAGAGCTCGATTGGTTTGCAAAATGGAAAGAGTTTCGCATGAAATGGCATAAGTCGCTTGGATTCGGCGATAACAAGTATCGTTTCCACGACCATGACAAGCTAGCCCATTATGCAAATGCAGCAACTGATATCGAATTTGAAATGCCATTCGGATTTAAAGAAGTAGAAGGCATACACTCTCGTACCGATTTTGACTTGGCAAGCCATGAGAAGTTTTCTGGTAAAAAATTACAATATTTCGATCCTGAACTCAATAAATCATACACTCCTTACGTTATTGAAACGTCTATCGGTGTAGACCGTATGTTCTTATCTACACTTTCGGCTGCGTATGCAGAGGAAGTATTAGAAGACGGAGAAACTCGTGTAGTATTAAGATTGCCGGCAGCACTGGCTCCTATCAAGCTTGCTGTATTACCTTTGGTAAAAAAAGACGGCCTTCCGGAGAAAGCACGTGAAATTATTGATGCTCTGAAATTTGACTTTAAATGTCAATACGATGAGAAGGA
Encoded here:
- a CDS encoding TonB-dependent receptor domain-containing protein, whose amino-acid sequence is MRYLYLLLFIFTTLSTVAQTVEGNSSGYVQGSVYDSITKDPIPFVTVRLLNEADSSYIKGVATNEKGNFKLSVTTGKYILEASFLGYKRFLQNFNISTQNPGYSFGNIYLVENTIQLKDAIVEAKVPDILVKGDTIEYNATSYTSQESDMLQDIIKNMPGVEIDAQGNISANGKPVKKILVDGKEFFGNDIPMALANLPANMIKKLQLYKEESEAAKVTGFKDKDPDQVLNLVVKEELKQSIFGEVKAGYGSDDRYANKAITNYMRNDNQVSLVGEMSNTNDNGYPMGMDNGIEKNKNLGANIFLQPSEKIRVGGSIRYANNDNLMETKTNTQTFLSSGDRFSKQDASYRSKRENANLGMNLQWKPDSLTTIFARSYISLNNTKNIQSSTNLSYVAEKDTTSGYSNSQSKGDGYNINNFVTIGRKLNDKGRTVSFTFNNSIRKDNSKGTNYSQTTYSEGKDDKIIDQQNKTDNNTSNYTLSLSYVEPLGKDHRLQFAYSYGVNNSERMRDVRKKDGAGNYTLLDTAYARNTENRYVNQNISLNFQTTKEKYNYTIGLSIDPSYSRSKVSIADSIIENLKQNVINFSPTLNFSYQPNDHTNLDISYSGSTSQPGITQLSADTVIVSALSKYYGNPNLKPSYSNNFNVYYRKSDYASNRYMMLSGGFNYTFNNIVDYTLIDDLGNSTNTYRNVSGNMGANINFIFNTPLRNKKFTIDNSTYANYYKNIGYTNGEEAKTHNIVLSEKVSGKFKVDKLETRLELGMTYNITKNNLSNVQDRNTSNYNIQHSVLWKLPYDFSIQNFLNMTYYAGYGNDFKKKEILWNASVSKLFLKKKRGTLKVEFYDILNDRNNLSRYVSSNYMSDSRTNSINRYFMFSFSYKFNIIKSKGKSNDGDIDELEYN
- a CDS encoding glycine--tRNA ligase; translated protein: MSEDVFKKIVSHCKEYGFVFQSSEIYDGLSAVYDYGQMGVELKNNIKKYWWDSMVLLNENVVGIDSAIFMHPTIWKASGHVDAFNDPLIDNKDSKKRYRADVLIEDYLAKMDDKVNKEVEKAAKRFGESFDEAMFRQTNPRVLENQAKRDEVHARFAKALNDSNLEELRQIILDCEIVDPISGTRNWTEVRQFNLMFSTEMGSTADGAMKVYLRPETAQGIFVNFLNVQKTGRMKIPFGIAQIGKAFRNEIVARQFIFRMREFEQMEMQFFVRPGEELDWFAKWKEFRMKWHKSLGFGDNKYRFHDHDKLAHYANAATDIEFEMPFGFKEVEGIHSRTDFDLASHEKFSGKKLQYFDPELNKSYTPYVIETSIGVDRMFLSTLSAAYAEEVLEDGETRVVLRLPAALAPIKLAVLPLVKKDGLPEKAREIIDALKFDFKCQYDEKDSIGKRYRRQDAIGTPYCVTVDHQSLQDNTVTIRYRDTMQQERVAIDKLSDIIADKVSMKNLLKTIG